One region of Calditerricola satsumensis genomic DNA includes:
- a CDS encoding NADH-quinone oxidoreductase subunit J, which translates to MSGEFVAFFLLSLVTLGGAVFMLSLTRVVHMVVALAFTFLGLAGLYVMLEAEFVAFSQVLIYAGAVSILMLFGIMLTRHDVDEEEIDRRRRHRVLAFVAVLALFAALFKGIVALVPAGEGHLAEANTLEIGKALFTKYVIPFELVSVLLLVALVGAIVLARKEEDDA; encoded by the coding sequence ATCAGCGGGGAATTCGTCGCCTTTTTTCTCCTTTCCCTCGTCACCCTGGGGGGCGCCGTGTTCATGCTCAGCCTCACCCGGGTGGTGCACATGGTGGTCGCCCTAGCCTTCACCTTCCTCGGCCTGGCCGGCCTGTACGTGATGCTGGAGGCGGAGTTCGTCGCCTTTTCCCAGGTGCTCATCTATGCCGGCGCCGTTTCCATCCTCATGCTGTTCGGCATCATGCTGACACGGCACGACGTTGACGAAGAGGAGATCGACCGGCGGAGGCGGCACCGCGTCCTCGCCTTTGTCGCCGTGCTCGCGCTGTTCGCCGCGCTGTTCAAGGGCATTGTCGCCCTGGTTCCTGCGGGCGAAGGCCATCTGGCCGAGGCGAACACGCTCGAAATCGGAAAGGCGCTGTTTACGAAGTACGTCATCCCCTTTGAGCTCGTTTCCGTGCTCCTGCTCGTCGCCCTGGTCGGGGCGATCGTGCTGGCCCGGAAGGAGGAAGATGACGCGTGA
- the nuoK gene encoding NADH-quinone oxidoreductase subunit NuoK, giving the protein MTVTLASYLLVAAFLFCIGLYGALTKRNAVVVLLCIELMLNAVNLNLVAFAKYGPQPGIAGQVFSLFNITVAAAEVAVGIAILIALYRRRATVNVDEMDTLKR; this is encoded by the coding sequence GTGACGGTGACGCTCGCGTCCTACCTGCTGGTGGCTGCCTTTTTGTTTTGCATCGGGCTCTACGGCGCGCTGACGAAGCGCAACGCCGTCGTCGTGCTCCTGTGCATCGAGCTGATGCTGAACGCCGTCAACCTGAACCTGGTGGCGTTTGCCAAGTACGGACCCCAGCCCGGCATCGCGGGACAGGTGTTCTCCCTGTTCAACATCACCGTCGCCGCGGCGGAAGTGGCGGTGGGGATTGCCATCCTCATCGCGCTGTACCGGAGGCGCGCCACGGTCAACGTGGACGAAATGGACACCTTGAAGAGGTGA